Proteins encoded by one window of Vicinamibacterales bacterium:
- a CDS encoding class I SAM-dependent methyltransferase, which yields MTTTAQRPIQPHNERPAAVWSAGGADYDAISRGIADSSEHCVLRLDPRPGERILDVATGTGWTSRLVARRGATVTGVDIAAELVASARSRAAIEGLPIEYHVGDAEALPFGDGEFDAVVSTVGVMFASRPEAVAAELARVVRPGGRLALTTWTDDSSVHRMFQVMKAYMPPPPASPPPSPFEWGKQARLRELLASAFELGFEHGVSYYREPDAAAAWETFVTGYGPTRMLAASLPPDRREALKQDFVAFHDAYATDLGVTVPRTYWLTLGRKR from the coding sequence ATGACGACGACCGCCCAGCGTCCCATTCAGCCTCACAACGAACGTCCCGCCGCCGTGTGGAGCGCGGGCGGGGCCGACTACGACGCCATCAGCCGCGGCATCGCGGACTCGAGCGAGCACTGCGTGCTCCGGCTCGATCCCAGGCCCGGCGAGCGCATTCTGGATGTGGCCACCGGCACGGGCTGGACCTCGCGCCTGGTCGCGCGCCGCGGGGCGACGGTGACGGGCGTGGACATCGCCGCCGAGCTCGTGGCGTCCGCCCGCTCCCGCGCCGCCATCGAGGGCCTGCCGATCGAGTACCACGTCGGCGATGCCGAAGCGCTGCCGTTCGGTGACGGCGAGTTCGACGCCGTGGTGTCCACGGTCGGCGTGATGTTCGCCAGCCGTCCCGAGGCCGTGGCCGCGGAGCTCGCCCGGGTCGTGCGCCCCGGCGGCCGCCTCGCGCTCACGACGTGGACCGACGACAGCAGCGTCCACCGGATGTTCCAGGTGATGAAGGCCTACATGCCGCCTCCGCCGGCGTCGCCGCCGCCGTCGCCCTTCGAGTGGGGCAAGCAGGCGCGCCTGCGCGAGCTCCTGGCGTCGGCGTTCGAGCTCGGCTTCGAACACGGCGTGTCCTACTACCGCGAACCGGATGCCGCGGCGGCGTGGGAGACGTTCGTGACCGGCTACGGCCCGACGCGCATGCTGGCGGCCAGCCTGCCGCCCGACCGCCGCGAGGCCCTGAAGCAGGACTTCGTGGCCTTCCATGACGCGTACGCGACAGACCTCGGCGTCACGGTGCCGCGGACGTACTGGCTGACGCTCGGCCGCAAGCGCTAG
- a CDS encoding tail fiber domain-containing protein, with protein MFRLVLVIGAAVALAGSAAAQPLGTFRWKTEPYCNVITLTVTQHGPTYALDGFDDQCAAAVKAPVTGLAVPNADGTIQFGLTIVTASGVPDHLAVPLSVATLGGPWKDGAGNTGTFVFNPSRGSGSPRPRSAPPVPSAISLSPDGALVAGGQSGVGTVPASGRGVRMMWYPGKAAFRVGEDRIGMWDDSAIGYGSVAMGNNPLAAGNFSVAIGRDAAATAVDAVALGFNTQASGDKSVAIGNLSIAAGFGSVALGTNARTSTNGFGSFVFGDASGLPPVVATTPNEFRVRAAGGTMIFSNGPMSTGVRLAPGSSAWSTLSDVNSKDHFTDLDAADVLAKIARMPIREWSYKAQDAAIRHVGPTAQDFSAAFGLGEDPLRISTIDADGIALRAIQALEARTRVENEALRLENGELRSELDALRARLDVLEGAKK; from the coding sequence ATGTTCCGCCTCGTGCTCGTCATTGGTGCCGCCGTCGCGTTGGCCGGATCGGCTGCGGCGCAGCCGCTCGGCACCTTTCGCTGGAAGACCGAGCCGTACTGCAACGTGATCACCCTGACGGTCACGCAGCACGGCCCGACCTACGCGCTGGATGGATTCGACGATCAGTGTGCGGCTGCCGTCAAGGCACCGGTCACAGGCCTGGCCGTCCCGAATGCCGACGGCACCATCCAGTTCGGGCTGACGATCGTCACCGCGAGCGGCGTCCCTGACCACCTGGCGGTGCCGCTGAGCGTGGCGACGCTGGGCGGACCGTGGAAGGACGGCGCCGGCAACACCGGCACCTTCGTCTTCAACCCGAGCCGCGGTAGCGGCAGTCCGCGGCCGCGGTCGGCGCCGCCGGTGCCCTCGGCGATCAGCCTGAGTCCCGATGGGGCCCTGGTGGCCGGAGGCCAGTCGGGCGTCGGCACGGTGCCTGCGTCGGGCCGAGGCGTCCGGATGATGTGGTATCCCGGCAAGGCCGCCTTCCGCGTGGGCGAGGACCGGATTGGCATGTGGGACGACTCCGCCATCGGCTATGGCAGCGTGGCGATGGGAAACAACCCCCTGGCCGCCGGCAACTTCAGCGTCGCCATCGGGCGAGACGCCGCCGCCACGGCCGTGGATGCCGTCGCCCTCGGATTCAACACCCAGGCCTCGGGCGACAAGAGCGTCGCCATCGGCAATCTCTCGATCGCCGCGGGCTTCGGCAGCGTCGCGCTGGGCACCAACGCGCGGACGTCGACGAACGGGTTCGGATCGTTCGTGTTCGGTGACGCCTCTGGCCTGCCGCCCGTGGTGGCGACCACCCCCAACGAGTTCCGGGTGCGCGCCGCCGGCGGCACCATGATTTTCTCGAACGGGCCCATGTCCACGGGCGTACGCCTCGCGCCAGGGTCGAGCGCGTGGTCCACGCTGTCCGACGTGAACAGCAAGGACCATTTCACGGACCTGGACGCCGCCGACGTGCTCGCCAAGATCGCGCGGATGCCGATCCGGGAGTGGAGCTACAAGGCGCAGGACGCGGCCATCCGCCACGTCGGCCCGACGGCGCAGGACTTCTCGGCCGCCTTCGGCCTGGGCGAGGACCCGCTGCGCATCAGCACCATCGACGCCGACGGCATCGCGCTGCGCGCCATCCAGGCGCTCGAGGCCAGGACGCGCGTCGAGAACGAGGCGCTCCGCCTCGAGAACGGCGAGCTGCGGAGCGAACTGGACGCCCTGCGGGCGCGGCTCGACGTGCTCGAGGGCGCCAAGAAATGA
- a CDS encoding tail fiber domain-containing protein produces MARSLPTGIVGVVAVLAAGAVQAEAQAVGTFSWQLQPYCNVVTVTITRQGGVYALDGVDDQCGAGKLAATDGTAFLNPDGTIGLGFTIVPSPDGIPVTVDASIDPGSLGGPWRDTAGNRGTLVFGPASSPGGSPRPGGQALAGVFVGSGLRFVSTSGKLPPHLEIDDLAIRKLVEVVQSGSNIGLGRNAMPHPGGVMSTAVGENAMNGLTTGRNNTAVGANALKSMADGSENVAVGSYALTDNSSNKANVAVGSSALAHVVVGDANVGLGDQALLQLSLGRNNIAIGQQAGFGLVGGNYNIYIGTTSPSSLDNYTTRLGSPNQQRAFIGGIRGVQTGIGNAVPVVVDSNGQLGTINSSRRFKEDIQDLGAAGDKVLDLRPVQFRYKTPFSDGSAPVQYGLIAEEVDEVLPELVSRSADGQIETVQYHVLPTLLLKQVQRLEYERAAMAERLSALEAELGALRASGPSVALADPRQK; encoded by the coding sequence ATGGCTCGCTCGCTTCCCACAGGCATCGTCGGGGTGGTCGCCGTGCTCGCGGCCGGCGCGGTTCAGGCCGAAGCCCAGGCGGTGGGCACGTTTTCATGGCAATTGCAGCCGTATTGCAACGTCGTGACGGTCACGATCACCCGGCAGGGCGGCGTCTACGCGCTCGACGGCGTGGACGACCAGTGCGGCGCCGGCAAACTCGCGGCCACCGACGGGACGGCGTTCCTCAACCCGGATGGAACCATCGGCCTCGGCTTCACGATCGTGCCGTCGCCCGATGGCATCCCCGTCACGGTGGACGCGTCGATCGATCCCGGTTCGCTCGGCGGTCCCTGGCGCGACACGGCTGGCAACCGCGGCACGCTGGTCTTCGGTCCGGCGTCGTCGCCCGGCGGCTCACCCCGACCCGGCGGACAGGCCCTGGCGGGCGTGTTCGTCGGATCCGGCCTGCGATTCGTGTCCACGAGCGGGAAGCTGCCGCCGCACCTCGAGATCGACGACCTCGCCATCCGGAAGCTCGTCGAGGTGGTCCAGTCCGGATCGAACATCGGGCTCGGCAGGAACGCCATGCCGCACCCGGGCGGCGTCATGTCCACGGCCGTTGGCGAGAACGCCATGAACGGGCTGACCACGGGCCGGAACAACACGGCCGTGGGCGCCAACGCTCTCAAGAGCATGGCCGACGGCAGCGAGAACGTCGCGGTCGGCTCCTACGCGCTCACCGACAACAGCAGCAACAAGGCGAACGTGGCCGTCGGGAGCTCCGCGCTGGCGCACGTCGTCGTCGGCGACGCCAATGTCGGTCTCGGCGACCAGGCGCTCCTCCAGCTGTCGCTCGGCCGCAACAACATCGCCATCGGTCAGCAGGCGGGCTTCGGCCTGGTCGGCGGGAACTACAACATCTACATCGGTACGACGTCGCCGTCGTCGCTCGACAACTACACGACGCGCCTCGGATCGCCGAATCAGCAGCGGGCGTTCATCGGCGGCATCCGTGGCGTCCAGACGGGCATCGGCAACGCGGTGCCCGTGGTGGTCGATTCGAACGGACAGCTGGGCACCATCAACTCGTCGCGCCGCTTCAAGGAGGACATCCAGGACCTCGGCGCGGCCGGCGACAAGGTGCTGGACCTCCGGCCCGTGCAGTTCCGCTACAAGACGCCGTTCTCGGACGGCTCGGCGCCCGTGCAGTACGGGCTCATCGCCGAGGAGGTGGACGAGGTGCTGCCGGAGCTGGTGTCCCGCAGCGCCGACGGCCAGATCGAGACCGTGCAGTACCACGTCCTGCCGACCCTGCTCCTGAAGCAGGTGCAGCGGCTGGAGTACGAGCGTGCGGCGATGGCCGAGCGTCTGTCCGCACTCGAGGCGGAGCTGGGAGCGCTGAGGGCGTCCGGGCCCAGCGTCGCCCTGGCCGACCCGCGTCAGAAGTAG
- a CDS encoding sulfite exporter TauE/SafE family protein yields MAGGTSLLLFGAGACAGVMNAVAGGGSFLTLPALVFAGLPSVTANASSTVALAPATLASVWAYMSGPRRTGLVDVGGVPIIRLIAMSAAGGLTGAVLLLSTPVRLFDGILPWLLLLATCAFLFGGRVSAYLRERAHGGPAAVLPLQFLVGIYGGYFGGAVGIMALAAWSLVDRHDLKALHPTRMLTVAAMNVIAVAYFVARGEVRWPETLAMLVGAVAGGFLGGRLGQRLPPTVTRYIILGVTIGTTLVFFRRAYF; encoded by the coding sequence GTGGCGGGCGGCACGAGCCTGCTGCTCTTCGGCGCGGGCGCCTGCGCCGGCGTCATGAACGCCGTGGCCGGGGGCGGATCCTTCCTGACGCTGCCGGCGCTGGTGTTCGCGGGGTTGCCGTCGGTGACGGCCAACGCCTCGTCCACCGTCGCGCTCGCGCCCGCCACCCTGGCGTCGGTGTGGGCATACATGAGCGGACCGCGCCGGACCGGCCTCGTCGATGTCGGCGGCGTCCCCATCATCAGGCTCATCGCGATGAGCGCCGCCGGGGGTCTCACCGGCGCCGTGCTGCTGCTCTCGACGCCCGTCCGTCTCTTCGACGGCATCCTGCCGTGGCTGCTGCTCCTGGCGACCTGTGCGTTCCTCTTCGGGGGACGGGTGAGCGCCTACCTGCGGGAGCGTGCCCACGGTGGTCCCGCCGCCGTGCTGCCGCTCCAGTTCCTGGTGGGGATCTACGGCGGCTACTTCGGCGGCGCCGTCGGCATCATGGCACTGGCCGCCTGGTCGCTGGTCGACCGGCACGACCTGAAAGCCCTCCACCCCACACGGATGCTCACGGTGGCGGCCATGAACGTGATCGCCGTCGCCTACTTCGTCGCGCGGGGCGAGGTGCGCTGGCCCGAGACGCTCGCGATGCTCGTGGGCGCCGTGGCCGGGGGCTTCCTGGGCGGCCGCCTCGGCCAGCGGCTGCCGCCGACGGTCACCCGCTACATCATCCTGGGCGTGACCATCGGCACGACGCTCGTGTTCTTCCGCCGCGCCTACTTCTAG